A stretch of DNA from Micromonospora peucetia:
CGCGCCGTCCTCGGAGTCGGCCCGGAGGTGCCGGTCGACCAGCGTCCACTGCGGACGCTGCCCGGTTTCAACTCGTTCCGGCTGGTCGAGGTGATCGAGCGGGCGGAGGCCCGGTTGGGGGTGGAACTGGAGCCGGACGATCTCACCGGGCCCGCGCTGCACGACCTCGACTCGCTGGGCGCCGTGTTCGACCGGGCCCGGCCGGCGACGCAGGGGGTGTCGGGCCGGTGACCGGGCTGCTGCACGAACTGCTGGACCGCGCCGCGACCGACCGGCCGGACGCGCCGGCGATCGGTCACGGCGACCTGGTCCAGAGCTACGGCGAGCTGGACGCCGCCAGTCGGCGGCTCGCCGGCTGGCTGGCCGGCCGGGGCGTCCGCCGGGGCGAACGGGTGATCGTCTGCCTGCCCACCGACCCGCTGGTGCCCGCCCTGTTGTACGCCTGCTCCCGGGCGGGCGCCGTGTTCAGCGTGGTCAACGACCAGTCCCCCGCGATCGCCCTGGCGCACGTGCTGACCGACGCCGAGCCGGCGCTGCTCGTCACCGACAGCGCCCGGGCGCTCGCCGTGGCCGCCGAGCACGGGGTGCCGACCATCGGCTCGGCAGACCTGCGCCGGATCGTGCGGGACGGCCCGGACGCCGAGCCGGCGGCGGCCCCGCTGACCGTCGACCCGGTCTGCCTCATCTACACCTCCGGCAGCACCGGGATGCCTAAGGCCGTGGTGTCCACCCACGCGCAGGCGGTCTTCGCCGTCGGGGCCATCGCCTCCCAACTCGACTACCGGGCCGACGACGTGGTGTGGTGCGCCCTGCCGCTCTCCTTCGACTACGGCATGTACCAGATCTTCCTCAGCACGCTGGCCGGCGCCCGGCTGCACCTGGCCTCCCCGGCCGACACCGGCCCGACGCTGGCCCGGCAACTGGTGAACAGCGAGGCGACCGTGCTGCCCGCGGTGCCCGCGCTCGCCCGTGGCCTGGCCCGGATGCTGTCCCGCCCGGGCACGGCCGCGCCGGCGCTGCGCCTGCTCACCAACACGGGTGCCGCGATGCCGCCCGAGGTCCTGCGCGACCTGCGCGCCCGGATCCCCACCCTGCGCGTACAGCTGATGTTCGGGCTCACCGAGTGCAAGCGCGCCGCGATCATGCCGGTCGACGAGGACCTGCGCCGGCCCGGCGCCTCCGGGCTGGCCCTGCCGGGCACCGAGATCCTGATCGTGGACGCGGCCGGCGCGACGGTGCCGCCCGGCACGGTCGGCGAGATCGTGGTCCGCGGCCCGCACGTGATGGCCGGCTACTGGCGTCGCCCGGAA
This window harbors:
- a CDS encoding class I adenylate-forming enzyme family protein, which encodes MTGLLHELLDRAATDRPDAPAIGHGDLVQSYGELDAASRRLAGWLAGRGVRRGERVIVCLPTDPLVPALLYACSRAGAVFSVVNDQSPAIALAHVLTDAEPALLVTDSARALAVAAEHGVPTIGSADLRRIVRDGPDAEPAAAPLTVDPVCLIYTSGSTGMPKAVVSTHAQAVFAVGAIASQLDYRADDVVWCALPLSFDYGMYQIFLSTLAGARLHLASPADTGPTLARQLVNSEATVLPAVPALARGLARMLSRPGTAAPALRLLTNTGAAMPPEVLRDLRARIPTLRVQLMFGLTECKRAAIMPVDEDLRRPGASGLALPGTEILIVDAAGATVPPGTVGEIVVRGPHVMAGYWRRPELTAQRFPRAEGLFPQLRTGDHGWLDADGYLYFHGRRDDIYKERGIRVSVTEVEAAAHRIPQVQAAAVLPPRAEDGTDSATLFAVGELTAPEVLAALRTEIDEIKTPRTCLVVPEIPLTRNGKVDRAELYRMWSERARV